In one window of Plasmodium malariae genome assembly, contig: PmUG01_00_36, whole genome shotgun sequence DNA:
- the PmUG01_00061900 gene encoding STP1 protein, whose translation MENCIPKNFAISGSAGYLLTLREPFRTIRAHIQNKTNFLKTVKNKNLFRNECKLLADYLIKNMSPPHGTSQIMWESLLKFWLNQYFKDLTKYGGCPMILKKEHKELLELKYKEEDFCKKRSSDLNVIKSIKKRSSGKCENTCLEKCKEYNVWIRKMKDEFETKKSLFISCYKVEPAKKTKKLTKESTCNIMNQETFKELSECTTSNSAETTEGLLEYKRLQNGTEGTDQNIPKPQNQNIDVPIAPKAQTELELQIPSQPPSKLIKIEASEIQHLTKETEDSQSLTGASLEKAKISEDVHAASEVTNELLSPTVQDIQLSPDPANTQPTDKASTHTLARSPPQIPHTTGTTLNPSDKYTSSILISLVIIILFSLFIKFALTGMFKKKKKISRRHVKFLRLLVPSFCNKKSKIFTDDPLEHTIYDDEEIIKKIKINELTKNVNLSKRTRDRSKIIVEVHMEVLEEFRNKEWENIQDEFLEICIDEFTKEDNITFPNLIDDDLIIENIKCISDIKKQNILWNKWIQRHRNLSQNLKKDDWFNNLKDEWKREVSYIQEMEEIKKKSSNENQKVSFLEREKDIWRQWISKKGMILQQHLDLYWNNGLAEEFRNISDEWVNEDTKNYVSLLNVQELQHKENYEELCKYIKKKLLTKFCILVLITVLEEYKNEVNLENRESYLDRSINEWKGEGYSSKKQEITENIIEYNKNYIENKRNEEFDAHIRKDSFRNEIEDWIREDDLYANSIVSDRTIDK comes from the exons ATGGAAAATTGTATACCTAAg AATTTCGCTATTTCTGGATCGGCAGGATATTTGCTAACCCTCAGAGAACCATTTAGGACTATTAGAGCTCacatacaaaataaaactaatttcttaaaaacggtgaagaacaaaaatttatttagaaATGAATGCAAACTATTAGCTGATTATCTAATTAAGAATATGTCTCCTCCTCATGGTACAAGCCAAATTATGTGGGAATCCTTATTAAAGTTTTGGTTAAATCAGTACTTTAAggatttaacaaaatatggTGGATGCCCtatgattttaaaaaaagaacataaagaacttttagaattaaaatataaagaagagGATTTctgtaaaaaaagaagtagcGATTTGAATGTAATAAAgagcataaaaaaaagaagctcAGGTAAATGTGAAAATACATGTTTAGAAAAATGCAAAGAATATAATGTGTggataagaaaaatgaaagatgaatttgaaacaaaaaaaagccTCTTTATAAGTTGTTACAAAGTAGAACCAGCAAAAAAGACCAAAAAACTAACTAAAGAATCGACatgtaatataatgaatCAAGAAACATTTAAAGAACTTTCTGAATGTACAACCTCGAATTCAGCAGAAACTACTGAAGGATTACTTGAATATAAAAGATTACAAAATGGAACTGAAGGTACAGATCAAAATATTCCCAAACCTCAAAATCAAAATATAGATGTGCCCATTGCACCCAAAGCACAAACTGAACTTGAACTACAAATTCCATCACAACCTCCATCAAAACTTATTAAAATTGAAGCTTCAGAAATTCAGCATTTAACTAAAGAAACTGAGGATTCACAATCTTTAACAGGTGCATCATTAGAAAAAGCTAAAATTTCTGAAGATGTACATGCAGCATCAGAAGTTACTAATGAATTACTCTCTCCAACTGTTCAAGACATACAATTATCTCCTGATCCTGCGAATACACAGCCAACTGATAAAGCATCGACACATACCTTAGCACGTAGTCCTCCTCAAATACCCCATACTACAG GTACGACATTAAATCCAAGTGATAAATATACATCATCTATTTTAATAAGCTtggtaattattattttattttctctttttattaaa TTTGCTTTAACTggaatgtttaaaaaaaaaaaaaagataagtaGAAGACATGTGAAATTTCTGAGATTGCTTGTACCTTCATTTTGTAAcaagaaaagtaaaatttttacggATGATCCTTTAGAACACACAATATACGATGatgaagaaattataaaaaaaataaaaataaatgaacttacaaaaaatgtaaatttatcaAAGCGAACAAGAGACAGATCCAAAATCATTGTAGAAGTACATATGGAAGTACTCGAAGAATTCAGAAATAAAGAATGGGAAAACATCCAAGAcgaatttttagaaatatgcATAGATGAGTTCACAAAAGAGGATAATATAACCTTTCCTAATTTAATTGATGATGAtctaataatagaaaatattaaatgtatcagtgatattaaaaaacaaaatattctaTGGAATAAATGGATACAAAGACATAGAAATCTTTCTCAAAATCTTAAAAAAGACGATTggtttaataatttgaagGATGAATGGAAAAGAGAAGTATCTTACATACAAGAAatggaagaaataaaaaagaaatcttcaaatgaaaatcaaaaagtttcatttttagaaagagaaaaagatatatggaGACAGTGGATATCAAAAAAGGGTATGATTCTACAACAACATCTTGATCTGTACTGGAATAATGGATTAGCAGAGGAGTTTCGGAATATCTCAGATGAATGGGTAAATGAGGAtactaaaaattatgtatcaCTATTAAATGTACAAGAACTGCAGCacaaagaaaattatgaagaattatgtaaatatataaaaaaaaaattattaacaaagtTTTGTATTCTCGTGCTTATAACAGTATtagaagaatataaaaatgaggTAAACCTTGAAAATAGGGAATCATATTTGGATAGATCCATAAATGAATGGAAAGGAGAAGGATATTCAAGTAAAAAGCAAGAAATtacagaaaatataattgaatataataaaaattatatagaaaataaaagaaatgagGAATTTGATGCTCATATACGGAAAGATAGTTTCAGAAATGAGATAGAAGATTGGATAAGAGAAGATGACTTATATGCAAATTCTATAGTTAGTGATAGAACAATAGACAAATAG